Proteins encoded within one genomic window of Aquarana catesbeiana isolate 2022-GZ linkage group LG03, ASM4218655v1, whole genome shotgun sequence:
- the LOC141133881 gene encoding asialoglycoprotein receptor 1-like isoform X2 — protein sequence MTDLPQSTIKTFSTFCQQPEQRTVHLLVMSTDYQDLTYLHKAMEEKECPGEKPPDRTLENKIGNLSDSMNSRVAQLIQDGSKTTTEKLQQLHDNVKAIQADTAISTLQSTVNRALNTLRRLSDQVKKLQVNGSVDFTCPSGWSTFQSSCYFFPFVEKAWSESKKFCKDKNAHLLVINTEAEQNFVFGISKGKYTWIGLTDVSGDWKWVDGTDYNSTPKNWAPDQPDQYYDDGFFEDCARMDWDGRWHDEDCSRAYNYICEMDMI from the exons ATGACTGATCTCCCACAGTCCACTATAAAAACCTTTAGTACATTCTGCCAGCAGCCAGAGCAGAGGACAGTTCATCTCCTG GTGATGTCTACAGACTACCAAGATTTGACTTACCTCCATAAGGCTATGGAAGAAAAAGAAT GCCCGGGTGAGAAACCTCCTGACCGCACCCTTGAGAATAAGATCGGGAACCTCAGTGACAGCATGAACTCCAGAGTGGCTCAGCTGATCCAGGACG GGAGCAAGACGACAACggaaaaattacagcagctgcatgACAATGTGAAAGCTATCCAGGCAGACACTGCTATAA GCACCCTGCAGAGTACTGTGAATAGGGCTCTCAATACCCTCCGGAGACTTTCAGATCAGGTGAAGAAGCTGCAGGTGAATG GGTCTGTTGACTTCACCTGTCCATCGGGATGGAGCACCTTCCAGTCCAGCTGTTACTTCTTCCCTTTTGTTGAGAAGGCATGGAGTGAATCAAAGAAGTTCTGCAAGGACAAAAATGCCCATCTGCTGGTCATCAACACGGAAGCGGAGCAG AACTTCGTGTTTGGCATATCAAAGGGGAAGTACACCTGGATTGGACTGACGGACGTGTCAGGAGACTGGAAATGGGTGGATGGAACTGATTATAATTCTACACCAAA GAATTGGGCACCAGACCAGCCTGATCAGTATTATGATGATGGATTTTTTGAAGACTGCGCCCGCATGGACTGGGATGGCCGATGGCACGATGAGGACTGCTCCCGTGCGTACAACTACATCTGTGAGATGGACATGATATGA
- the LOC141133881 gene encoding asialoglycoprotein receptor 1-like isoform X1: MTDLPQSTIKTFSTFCQQPEQRTVHLLVMSTDYQDLTYLHKAMEEKEYTKMNLCLSQPSSRLLCALCSICAILLSIIIILIISFRCPGEKPPDRTLENKIGNLSDSMNSRVAQLIQDGSKTTTEKLQQLHDNVKAIQADTAISTLQSTVNRALNTLRRLSDQVKKLQVNGSVDFTCPSGWSTFQSSCYFFPFVEKAWSESKKFCKDKNAHLLVINTEAEQNFVFGISKGKYTWIGLTDVSGDWKWVDGTDYNSTPKNWAPDQPDQYYDDGFFEDCARMDWDGRWHDEDCSRAYNYICEMDMI, encoded by the exons ATGACTGATCTCCCACAGTCCACTATAAAAACCTTTAGTACATTCTGCCAGCAGCCAGAGCAGAGGACAGTTCATCTCCTG GTGATGTCTACAGACTACCAAGATTTGACTTACCTCCATAAGGCTATGGAAGAAAAAGAAT ATACCAAGATGAACCTCTGcctttcccagccctcctcccgTCTCCTGTGTGCTCTGTGCTCCATCTGTGCCATTCTCCtttccatcatcatcatcctcatcatctcctTCAGAT GCCCGGGTGAGAAACCTCCTGACCGCACCCTTGAGAATAAGATCGGGAACCTCAGTGACAGCATGAACTCCAGAGTGGCTCAGCTGATCCAGGACG GGAGCAAGACGACAACggaaaaattacagcagctgcatgACAATGTGAAAGCTATCCAGGCAGACACTGCTATAA GCACCCTGCAGAGTACTGTGAATAGGGCTCTCAATACCCTCCGGAGACTTTCAGATCAGGTGAAGAAGCTGCAGGTGAATG GGTCTGTTGACTTCACCTGTCCATCGGGATGGAGCACCTTCCAGTCCAGCTGTTACTTCTTCCCTTTTGTTGAGAAGGCATGGAGTGAATCAAAGAAGTTCTGCAAGGACAAAAATGCCCATCTGCTGGTCATCAACACGGAAGCGGAGCAG AACTTCGTGTTTGGCATATCAAAGGGGAAGTACACCTGGATTGGACTGACGGACGTGTCAGGAGACTGGAAATGGGTGGATGGAACTGATTATAATTCTACACCAAA GAATTGGGCACCAGACCAGCCTGATCAGTATTATGATGATGGATTTTTTGAAGACTGCGCCCGCATGGACTGGGATGGCCGATGGCACGATGAGGACTGCTCCCGTGCGTACAACTACATCTGTGAGATGGACATGATATGA